A single genomic interval of Microbacterium sp. LWO14-1.2 harbors:
- the truB gene encoding tRNA pseudouridine(55) synthase TruB has translation MVSPGILLVDKPSGLTSHDVVARVRRAFGTRKVGHAGTLDPMATGLLVIGVEGATRLLTYIVGADKTYEATIRLGSTTTTDDAEGDALSEADAAAVSALADPQLADGIAALTGTISQVPSSVSAIKVDGRRAYDRVRAGEDVVLAAREVTVSRFDEIRRRTGDGFLDLDVVVDCSSGTYIRSLARDLGAALGVGGHLTTLRRTRVGDFDVKDAVGIDDLADAVPLTPAAAAARVLTPLAVSADEARDLRHGKRLAGQASRLTAPIAAAIDAEGELVGIVSARGADLKSEMNMPEVAR, from the coding sequence ATGGTCTCGCCCGGCATCCTTCTCGTCGACAAGCCCTCCGGGCTGACCAGCCACGACGTGGTCGCGCGCGTCCGCCGCGCTTTCGGCACCCGCAAGGTGGGCCACGCCGGGACGCTCGACCCGATGGCGACCGGTCTGCTCGTGATCGGCGTCGAAGGGGCGACCCGGCTGCTCACGTACATCGTCGGGGCCGACAAGACATATGAGGCGACGATCCGGCTGGGCTCGACGACGACGACGGACGACGCGGAGGGAGACGCGCTCAGCGAGGCGGATGCCGCCGCTGTCAGTGCGCTGGCGGATCCGCAGCTCGCAGACGGCATCGCCGCTCTGACGGGCACCATCTCGCAGGTGCCGAGCTCGGTGTCGGCCATCAAGGTCGACGGACGGCGTGCGTACGACCGCGTCCGCGCGGGCGAGGACGTGGTGCTGGCAGCCCGCGAGGTGACCGTGTCGCGGTTCGACGAGATCCGCCGTCGCACCGGCGACGGATTCCTCGACCTGGACGTGGTCGTCGACTGCTCGTCCGGCACCTACATCCGCTCGCTCGCCCGCGACCTCGGCGCGGCGCTGGGCGTCGGCGGCCACCTCACGACGCTGCGACGAACCAGGGTCGGGGACTTCGACGTGAAGGATGCCGTGGGCATCGACGATCTCGCCGACGCGGTTCCGCTCACCCCGGCTGCCGCGGCCGCACGAGTCCTGACACCGCTCGCCGTCTCGGCGGACGAAGCCCGCGACCTCCGTCATGGCAAGCGCCTCGCCGGGCAGGCGTCGCGCCTGACCGCCCCCATCGCCGCCGCCATCGATGCGGAGGGCGAACTCGTCGGCATCGTGAGCGCGCGCGGGGCGGACCTCAAGAGCGAGATGAACATGCCCGAGGTGGCGCGATGA
- a CDS encoding A/G-specific adenine glycosylase, translating to MEAQPLIEWYRESARDLPWRRAAFHDDFGAWGTLVSEFMLQQTPVTRVIPHLDAWLTKWPTPRALAAATPAEVLQQWSNLGYPRRALWLHRAAIEITERHDGVVPRDVAALLGLSGIGDYTARAVAVFSYGDRHPVVDTNTRRVIARAVLGQAQPGSPSRRDLEAMEALLPDSDVDAAVFNAAAMELGATVCVARNPRCERCPLLGSCAWVAAGRPDTGDTRRRQAAFEGSDRQARGRILRALRDAAPHGVPLAALLIDWPDAQQRDRAIDSLIGDGLAEADGEMLSLPR from the coding sequence ATGGAGGCGCAGCCGTTGATCGAATGGTATCGAGAGTCGGCGCGCGACCTTCCCTGGCGACGCGCGGCCTTCCATGACGATTTCGGCGCCTGGGGGACGCTCGTGAGCGAGTTCATGCTCCAGCAGACGCCCGTGACCAGGGTGATCCCCCACCTCGATGCCTGGCTGACGAAGTGGCCCACCCCGCGCGCGCTCGCTGCGGCGACCCCGGCGGAGGTGCTGCAGCAGTGGTCGAACCTCGGCTATCCTCGCCGCGCGCTGTGGCTGCACCGAGCCGCGATCGAGATCACGGAGCGACACGACGGGGTGGTCCCCCGTGACGTCGCGGCCCTGCTCGGTCTGTCCGGCATCGGCGATTACACGGCTCGCGCCGTCGCGGTCTTCTCCTACGGCGACCGCCATCCCGTCGTCGACACCAACACCCGTCGCGTGATCGCCCGGGCGGTGCTGGGGCAGGCGCAACCCGGGTCCCCGTCCCGGCGCGATCTGGAGGCGATGGAGGCACTGCTGCCCGATTCGGACGTGGACGCTGCCGTGTTCAACGCCGCAGCCATGGAACTCGGCGCGACCGTGTGCGTCGCCCGGAACCCCCGATGCGAGCGGTGCCCCCTGCTGGGTTCCTGCGCGTGGGTCGCCGCCGGGCGCCCCGACACCGGCGACACGAGGCGCCGTCAGGCGGCCTTCGAGGGGTCCGACCGGCAGGCACGGGGAAGGATCCTGCGCGCGCTGCGCGACGCCGCACCCCACGGCGTCCCCCTGGCAGCGCTTCTGATCGACTGGCCGGATGCACAGCAACGCGATCGAGCGATCGACTCCCTCATCGGCGATGGTCTCGCCGAGGCCGACGGCGAGATGCTCTCCCTCCCCCGCTGA
- a CDS encoding helix-turn-helix transcriptional regulator, translated as MEASGVIAVLGELLAVERACAPHVVAALHRRLDGDRAAVLHVAARLDSPQRRGLRTLPSPLPLVPALDTPFAGVAPTATERRTLLDHALCAVSPCPPAPCGGGEQRRPLGERMAAWAIGTSSTDELAAAHRRLSESSAARGDAAAAAWHRACAADAQDAEAAAELLRAAGQSHHGDDSERALRFASLAAEHSSGTLRDQALLTAGISAMGAGYAADAAAWLSEVFRDGSQSAALLGVAGLLAAETHLRGAVPALDPASLRPDSGDPADWYAYARAAAFAAGLCAERGDRAGAREWLDDLRLATSKAGAERELRDPVVSMTWLLLGESEPDDAAGSGPLTGLVYGALRAAAGGDVEAGLRLLAAGDYRGADEQDPFIAGFERSPLIEAHRAVAESLLLTWQGDIRTARERLTAAALALPMAVPFAGLGVVLARRLDLAVLGRLGPVALSLTAALPSPSRIDQLVDRALQAHLEGRADEATTFLRLWIDRGSPESVLAVPGVDEVLPVGIDVDAIPRRNVEPPEMALARLLRLRASTTPQDIWVSEITQMEEEARGIRSPFERARVSAAFGLRAVIHDDARGGRRHLHAALALFEECGALAWAKQVAERLRMLDQAVERGDELGDAVAAIRRRWEPILTRRELELAMAVVGGASNREIASTFTVSVRTVEVHLGRIFTKLGVRTRVELMLLALRSARHG; from the coding sequence GTGGAAGCCTCGGGCGTCATCGCCGTACTCGGCGAACTCCTCGCCGTGGAGCGGGCGTGCGCCCCGCATGTCGTGGCCGCGCTCCACCGTCGACTCGACGGCGACCGCGCAGCCGTCCTGCACGTCGCAGCGCGCCTCGATTCCCCGCAGCGCCGCGGTCTCAGGACTCTTCCTTCGCCGCTGCCGCTCGTTCCGGCGCTCGACACCCCCTTCGCCGGCGTCGCACCGACCGCGACGGAGAGGCGCACGCTCCTGGACCACGCGCTCTGCGCGGTCTCGCCCTGCCCGCCGGCTCCGTGCGGCGGCGGGGAGCAGCGCCGTCCACTCGGCGAACGGATGGCGGCCTGGGCCATCGGCACCAGCTCCACCGACGAGCTCGCCGCTGCCCATCGTCGGCTCAGTGAATCGTCCGCCGCGCGCGGAGACGCGGCGGCGGCTGCCTGGCACCGTGCCTGTGCCGCCGATGCCCAGGATGCCGAGGCAGCGGCCGAGCTGCTTCGCGCGGCCGGGCAGTCCCATCACGGCGACGACTCCGAGCGTGCGCTGCGATTCGCGTCGCTCGCGGCTGAGCACTCGAGCGGGACGCTGCGCGATCAGGCGCTGCTGACCGCGGGGATCTCTGCGATGGGGGCCGGATACGCCGCGGACGCCGCCGCGTGGCTCTCGGAGGTGTTCCGTGACGGGTCGCAGAGCGCGGCGCTCCTCGGCGTCGCGGGACTGCTGGCTGCGGAGACCCATCTGCGTGGAGCGGTGCCGGCTCTCGATCCGGCCTCGCTGCGTCCGGATTCCGGCGACCCCGCCGACTGGTACGCCTATGCCAGGGCGGCCGCTTTCGCTGCGGGGCTGTGCGCGGAGCGCGGCGATCGTGCGGGGGCACGGGAGTGGCTCGACGATCTGCGTCTCGCGACCTCCAAGGCCGGTGCCGAACGCGAGCTGCGCGATCCCGTGGTGTCCATGACCTGGCTGCTGCTCGGCGAGAGCGAGCCGGACGACGCAGCCGGATCCGGCCCTCTCACGGGGTTGGTGTACGGAGCCCTGCGCGCTGCCGCCGGGGGAGATGTCGAGGCCGGTCTGCGCCTCCTCGCCGCCGGCGACTACCGGGGAGCCGACGAACAGGACCCGTTCATCGCGGGCTTCGAGAGGAGCCCGCTCATCGAGGCCCATCGGGCCGTCGCCGAGTCCCTGCTGCTGACCTGGCAGGGAGACATCCGCACGGCCAGAGAGCGTCTCACTGCGGCGGCTCTCGCGCTGCCGATGGCCGTCCCCTTCGCAGGCCTCGGCGTCGTGCTCGCTCGGCGATTGGACCTCGCGGTTCTGGGCAGGCTCGGCCCCGTTGCCCTGTCGTTGACGGCGGCACTGCCGTCACCCTCGAGGATCGATCAGCTCGTCGATCGGGCTCTGCAGGCGCATCTCGAGGGTCGGGCCGACGAGGCCACGACCTTTCTGCGGCTCTGGATCGATCGAGGATCCCCGGAGAGCGTGCTGGCCGTGCCAGGGGTCGACGAAGTCCTCCCGGTCGGCATCGACGTCGACGCGATCCCGAGGCGGAACGTCGAACCGCCGGAGATGGCGCTCGCGCGGCTGCTCCGCCTTCGTGCGTCGACGACTCCGCAGGACATCTGGGTTTCCGAGATCACGCAGATGGAGGAGGAGGCACGCGGCATCCGGTCGCCGTTCGAACGCGCGCGCGTCTCCGCGGCGTTCGGACTCCGTGCCGTCATCCACGACGACGCACGAGGAGGAAGGCGTCATCTCCACGCAGCGCTGGCGCTGTTCGAGGAGTGCGGTGCGCTGGCGTGGGCGAAGCAGGTCGCAGAGCGGCTCCGGATGCTCGATCAGGCGGTGGAGCGCGGCGACGAGCTCGGCGATGCCGTGGCGGCGATCCGCCGGAGGTGGGAGCCCATCCTCACGCGTCGCGAGCTGGAGCTCGCCATGGCGGTGGTGGGTGGCGCATCGAACAGGGAGATCGCGTCGACGTTCACGGTGTCGGTGCGTACGGTCGAGGTGCATCTCGGACGGATCTTCACGAAGCTCGGCGTGCGCACGCGTGTGGAGCTCATGCTGCTCGCTCTGCGCAGCGCCCGTCACGGCTGA
- the rbfA gene encoding 30S ribosome-binding factor RbfA, with protein MAGERQARLADRIRVILAERLEKGLRDPRLGFVTITDVRVSGDLQHASVFYTVLGTEEERVASGAALTSATGMLRSEVGRQLSTRLVPTLEFIPDALPENADHISALLREAQERDAEVAKLASSASHAGDADPYVREDDDTRS; from the coding sequence ATGGCTGGTGAACGACAGGCCCGACTCGCGGATCGCATCCGCGTCATCCTCGCCGAGCGGCTGGAGAAGGGGCTGCGCGACCCGCGCCTCGGCTTCGTCACGATCACGGACGTGCGTGTGAGCGGAGACCTGCAGCACGCCTCGGTCTTCTACACGGTGCTGGGCACCGAGGAGGAGCGCGTCGCGAGCGGTGCCGCACTCACGTCGGCGACGGGGATGCTGCGCAGCGAGGTCGGACGACAGCTCAGCACCCGTCTGGTGCCGACCCTCGAGTTCATCCCCGATGCTCTCCCGGAGAACGCGGACCACATCTCCGCGCTGCTCCGTGAGGCTCAGGAGCGTGACGCCGAGGTGGCGAAGCTCGCCTCGTCGGCATCGCACGCGGGCGACGCCGACCCCTATGTGCGCGAGGACGACGACACGCGTTCGTGA
- the infB gene encoding translation initiation factor IF-2 produces the protein MAGKPRVHEIAAEFGVDSKVALAKLKELGEFVKSPSSTIEPPVARKLRAAIEADPSLKPSAEAAPAAKPAAKPAAAKSAAPTPGPKPGPKPAPAPEAPAAAAPAAPADAPAATPAPAAKPGPAAPKPSDGAPKPGAPRPGNNPFSSAQGMGHRPTGPRPGNNPFASAQGMGQRPTPGNIPRPQAPRPGAPRPGAPRPGSPRPGAPRGGQGGRPGAPFQQRPGGPGRPGGAGGPGGPGARPGGGGFAGRPGGGGRGRGPGGGTAGAFGKGGGKSKQRKSRRAKRQEFEMRSAPVVGGVNVTRGNGEVIRMRRGASIADFADKIETLTGYTVQPGTLVTILFNLGEMATATESLDEATFEVLGEELGYKIQMVSPEDEDKELLEGFGLDLEAELEAESEDDLEIRPPVVTVMGHVDHGKTRLLDAIRQTNVIEGEAGGITQHIGAYQVWTEHEGIERAITFIDTPGHEAFTAMRARGAQVTDLAILVVAADDGIMPQTVEALNHAQAANVPIVVAVNKVDKPEANPAKVRQQLTEYGLVAEEYGGDVMFVDVSARAGTGIQELLDAVLLTADAGLDLTANPNKAARGVAIEAKLDKGRGSVATVLIQSGTLRVGDAIVAGTAYGRVRAMADENGEQVLEAYPSRPVQVQGLNSVPRAGDVFIVTEEDRMARQIAEKREAVERNAQLAKARKRISLEDFTRALEEGKVESLNLIIKGDVSGAVEALEESLLKIEVDDSVQLRIIHRGVGAITESDVNLATIDNAIIVGFNVRPDTKARERAQREGVDIRFYSVIYNAIDEIESSLKGMLKPEYEEVQSGVAEIREVFRSSKFGNIAGVIVRSGTITRNAKARVIRDGVVIADGLAIESLRRFKDDVTEVRTDYEAGIGLGKYNDIQIGDEIETTEMVEKPRG, from the coding sequence GTGGCTGGTAAACCACGCGTACATGAGATCGCCGCTGAATTCGGCGTCGACAGCAAGGTCGCACTTGCGAAGCTCAAGGAACTCGGAGAGTTCGTCAAGAGCCCCTCTTCGACCATCGAACCGCCGGTGGCGCGCAAGCTGCGCGCGGCGATCGAGGCCGACCCCTCGCTGAAGCCCTCGGCCGAGGCGGCGCCCGCCGCCAAGCCCGCGGCCAAGCCGGCTGCAGCGAAGTCCGCTGCGCCGACCCCCGGCCCGAAGCCCGGCCCCAAGCCGGCTCCGGCTCCCGAAGCGCCTGCTGCCGCCGCACCTGCGGCTCCGGCCGACGCTCCTGCGGCGACCCCTGCCCCGGCTGCGAAGCCCGGCCCTGCCGCACCGAAGCCGTCCGACGGAGCGCCCAAGCCTGGCGCACCCCGCCCCGGCAACAACCCGTTCTCGTCCGCGCAGGGCATGGGACATCGTCCCACCGGTCCTCGCCCGGGCAACAACCCCTTCGCCTCGGCGCAGGGCATGGGCCAGCGTCCGACGCCCGGCAACATCCCGCGCCCGCAGGCCCCGCGCCCCGGCGCACCCCGCCCCGGCGCCCCGCGTCCCGGTTCGCCGCGTCCCGGCGCACCCCGCGGCGGTCAGGGCGGTCGTCCCGGTGCTCCGTTCCAGCAGCGTCCGGGCGGCCCGGGTCGTCCCGGCGGTGCAGGCGGCCCCGGTGGTCCCGGCGCACGTCCCGGTGGCGGCGGCTTCGCCGGTCGTCCCGGTGGTGGCGGTCGCGGCCGTGGTCCCGGCGGTGGTACCGCCGGTGCCTTCGGCAAGGGCGGCGGCAAGAGCAAGCAGCGCAAGTCGCGGCGGGCGAAGCGGCAAGAGTTCGAGATGCGGAGTGCTCCGGTCGTCGGTGGCGTCAACGTCACCCGCGGCAACGGAGAGGTCATCCGCATGCGTCGCGGCGCGTCCATCGCGGACTTCGCCGACAAGATCGAGACGCTGACCGGCTACACGGTCCAGCCCGGCACACTCGTGACGATCCTCTTCAACCTCGGCGAGATGGCCACGGCCACCGAGTCGCTGGACGAGGCGACGTTCGAGGTGCTCGGCGAGGAGCTCGGCTACAAGATCCAGATGGTCTCGCCCGAGGACGAGGACAAGGAGCTCCTCGAGGGCTTCGGTCTCGACCTCGAAGCCGAGCTGGAGGCGGAGAGCGAGGACGACCTCGAGATCCGTCCCCCGGTCGTCACCGTCATGGGTCACGTCGACCACGGTAAGACCCGACTGCTCGACGCGATCCGTCAGACCAACGTCATCGAGGGCGAAGCCGGTGGCATCACCCAGCACATCGGTGCATACCAGGTGTGGACCGAGCACGAGGGCATCGAGCGCGCGATCACCTTCATCGACACCCCGGGTCACGAGGCGTTCACCGCCATGCGTGCCCGTGGTGCGCAGGTCACCGACCTCGCGATCCTCGTGGTCGCCGCCGACGACGGCATCATGCCGCAGACGGTGGAGGCGCTGAACCACGCCCAGGCGGCGAACGTGCCGATCGTGGTCGCGGTGAACAAGGTCGACAAGCCCGAGGCCAACCCGGCCAAGGTGCGCCAGCAGCTCACCGAGTACGGCCTCGTCGCCGAGGAGTACGGCGGCGACGTCATGTTCGTCGACGTCTCGGCTCGCGCGGGCACCGGCATCCAGGAGCTCCTGGACGCCGTGCTGCTCACGGCCGACGCCGGTCTCGACCTGACCGCCAACCCGAACAAGGCCGCTCGCGGTGTCGCCATCGAGGCGAAGCTCGACAAGGGCCGGGGTTCGGTCGCCACCGTGCTCATCCAGTCCGGAACGCTCCGCGTCGGTGACGCGATCGTCGCCGGTACCGCGTACGGACGTGTGCGGGCGATGGCCGACGAGAACGGCGAGCAGGTCCTCGAGGCCTACCCGTCCCGTCCGGTGCAGGTGCAGGGTCTGAACTCCGTGCCCCGCGCAGGCGATGTCTTCATCGTCACCGAGGAAGACCGCATGGCCCGCCAGATCGCCGAGAAGCGTGAGGCCGTCGAGCGCAACGCCCAGCTGGCCAAGGCCCGCAAGCGCATCTCGCTCGAGGACTTCACCCGCGCTCTCGAAGAGGGCAAGGTCGAGTCGCTCAACCTCATCATCAAGGGCGATGTGTCCGGTGCCGTCGAGGCGCTGGAGGAATCGCTCCTCAAGATCGAGGTCGACGACTCCGTGCAGCTGCGGATCATCCACCGCGGCGTCGGCGCCATCACCGAGTCGGATGTGAACCTCGCGACGATCGACAACGCGATCATCGTGGGCTTCAACGTCCGCCCCGACACGAAGGCTCGCGAGCGTGCTCAGCGCGAGGGCGTGGACATCCGCTTCTACTCCGTGATCTACAACGCGATCGATGAGATCGAGAGCTCGCTCAAGGGCATGCTCAAGCCGGAATACGAAGAGGTCCAGTCGGGCGTCGCCGAGATCCGCGAGGTGTTCCGCTCCTCGAAGTTCGGCAACATCGCCGGTGTCATCGTGCGATCGGGAACGATCACGCGCAACGCCAAGGCTCGCGTCATCCGCGACGGCGTGGTCATCGCCGATGGTCTCGCCATCGAGTCGCTGCGCCGCTTCAAGGACGACGTCACCGAGGTGCGTACGGACTACGAGGCCGGTATCGGCCTCGGCAAGTACAACGACATCCAGATCGGCGACGAGATCGAGACCACCGAGATGGTCGAGAAGCCTCGCGGCTGA
- a CDS encoding YlxR family protein, translating to MEPVRTCVGCRTRAPRSALLRVVSQNDTLVIDERAVLPGRGAWVHPTQECMDAALRRRAFGRALRVSGHLDTQTIEKQRLNSYGNKVNGSK from the coding sequence ATGGAACCCGTACGAACGTGCGTCGGTTGCCGCACGCGTGCTCCCCGCTCCGCCCTTCTCAGGGTGGTGTCCCAGAACGACACCCTCGTCATCGATGAGCGTGCTGTGCTGCCGGGGCGAGGCGCGTGGGTGCATCCGACGCAGGAATGCATGGACGCCGCACTGCGGCGACGTGCTTTCGGACGAGCACTGCGCGTGTCCGGCCACCTGGACACGCAGACCATCGAGAAACAAAGGCTGAACAGCTATGGAAACAAAGTGAACGGCTCGAAATGA
- the nusA gene encoding transcription termination factor NusA — MDIELSLLRGIEKEKAIPFDELVAIIEQAILTAYAKHVSADGATPEGVRVELDRRTGHVAVLQVVKDDEGAVIGEEEATPDDFGRIAAFAAKQVISQRLRDIADDAVLGEFRGKEGDIVAGVIQQGPNPRMIHVDLGSVEAILPPEEQVPGEEYTHGSRLRVYVTSVAKGLKGPQITVSRTHPGLVRKLFALEVPEIAAGLVEIVSLAREAGHRTKIAVKANDPSINAKGACIGELGRRVRAVTEELAGEKIDIVDYNPELAAFVANALSPAKVTSSFILDAGTKAVRALVPDYQLSLAIGKEGQNARLAAKLTGAKIDIQPDSVLD, encoded by the coding sequence ATGGATATCGAACTGAGCCTGCTGCGTGGGATCGAGAAGGAGAAGGCGATCCCCTTCGACGAACTCGTCGCGATCATCGAACAGGCCATCCTGACCGCCTACGCCAAGCATGTCTCGGCTGACGGGGCGACGCCCGAGGGCGTGCGGGTCGAACTCGACCGCCGCACGGGCCACGTCGCCGTGCTGCAGGTCGTCAAGGACGACGAGGGCGCGGTCATCGGCGAGGAGGAGGCCACGCCGGACGACTTCGGCCGCATCGCCGCCTTCGCCGCCAAGCAGGTCATCAGCCAGCGCCTCCGTGACATCGCCGACGACGCCGTGCTCGGCGAGTTCCGAGGCAAGGAGGGCGACATCGTCGCCGGCGTGATCCAGCAGGGGCCGAACCCCCGCATGATCCACGTCGACCTCGGCTCGGTCGAGGCCATCCTTCCGCCCGAGGAGCAGGTGCCCGGCGAGGAGTACACCCACGGTTCGCGTCTGCGCGTGTACGTCACGAGCGTCGCGAAGGGGCTCAAGGGACCGCAGATCACGGTCTCGCGCACCCACCCCGGTCTCGTGCGCAAGCTGTTCGCGCTCGAGGTGCCCGAGATCGCCGCAGGCCTGGTCGAGATCGTCTCGCTCGCCCGCGAGGCCGGCCACCGCACGAAGATCGCGGTCAAGGCGAACGACCCGTCCATCAACGCGAAGGGCGCGTGCATCGGTGAACTGGGACGCCGTGTCCGTGCCGTGACGGAGGAGCTGGCGGGGGAGAAGATCGACATCGTCGACTACAACCCGGAGCTCGCCGCCTTCGTGGCGAACGCGCTGTCGCCCGCCAAGGTGACGAGCTCGTTCATCCTCGACGCCGGCACGAAGGCCGTCCGCGCGCTCGTCCCGGACTACCAGCTGTCGCTCGCGATCGGCAAGGAGGGGCAGAACGCCCGTCTGGCCGCCAAGCTCACCGGCGCGAAGATCGACATCCAGCCGGACAGCGTCCTGGATTGA
- a CDS encoding FAD-dependent oxidoreductase: MSTYDTIVIGAGMSGVTAARMLVDAGRSVLVLEGRDRIGGRMNTDRTAGFPVDLGASWVHGIDDSPLWDLVRALDIPTIEYTVGSFQVGGRPIENFADDGTPMDAAASAQWVDDVELADRLLAEEIDSSAFGDTYLDVTERALDRSGLSPQRIDEVREFFRHRVEEQCGAWIGDLDAHGLDEDAIDGDEVIFPRGYDELPRRIAAGLDVRLGSTVTEVSRTADGVVVTTADGEQHGARTAVVTVPLGVLKADSIAFTPPLPDEIAGPIDRLGMGVFNKIFLQFPARFWGADSYVLRALGEAGEHWHSWYDVSAVSGIPTLLTFAAGPFGRRMQQLSDDEIAADALGALRRLYPDAAEPTAQWITRWGQDAYSVGSYSHLAVGSTHHDHDQLAGPVDGVLHFAGEATWGDEPATVGAALYSGHRAAERILGTPVDLSAFAERIRQRERSAAS, translated from the coding sequence GTGAGCACGTACGACACCATCGTGATCGGGGCCGGGATGTCCGGCGTGACGGCGGCGCGCATGCTCGTCGACGCCGGGCGCAGTGTGCTGGTGCTCGAGGGACGCGACCGGATCGGCGGTCGCATGAACACCGACCGCACGGCAGGGTTCCCCGTCGACCTCGGCGCCTCCTGGGTCCACGGGATCGACGACTCGCCCCTCTGGGACCTGGTCCGAGCGCTCGACATCCCCACCATCGAGTACACCGTGGGGAGCTTCCAGGTCGGCGGGCGGCCGATCGAGAACTTCGCCGACGACGGGACTCCGATGGATGCCGCGGCCTCGGCGCAGTGGGTCGACGACGTCGAGCTGGCCGATCGCCTGCTGGCTGAGGAGATCGACTCCTCGGCCTTCGGCGACACCTACCTCGATGTCACGGAGCGCGCACTCGATCGCTCGGGACTCTCCCCTCAGCGCATCGACGAGGTGCGCGAGTTCTTCCGCCATCGCGTCGAGGAGCAGTGCGGTGCCTGGATCGGCGACCTCGACGCGCACGGTCTCGACGAGGACGCGATCGACGGAGACGAGGTCATCTTCCCCCGCGGGTACGACGAACTCCCCCGCCGCATCGCCGCCGGTCTCGACGTGCGGCTCGGCTCGACCGTGACAGAGGTCTCCCGCACGGCCGACGGGGTCGTGGTGACGACCGCCGACGGCGAGCAGCACGGCGCCCGCACGGCCGTCGTCACCGTCCCCCTCGGAGTGCTCAAGGCGGACTCGATCGCGTTCACCCCTCCCCTGCCGGATGAGATCGCCGGACCGATCGACCGCCTCGGCATGGGCGTCTTCAACAAGATCTTCCTGCAGTTCCCCGCGAGGTTCTGGGGAGCGGACAGCTACGTGCTGCGCGCGCTGGGCGAAGCCGGAGAGCACTGGCACTCCTGGTACGACGTCTCCGCGGTGAGCGGCATCCCGACGCTGCTCACGTTCGCGGCGGGTCCCTTCGGCAGACGGATGCAGCAGCTCTCCGACGACGAGATCGCGGCCGACGCCCTCGGCGCCCTGCGACGCCTGTACCCGGATGCCGCGGAGCCCACCGCGCAGTGGATCACCCGGTGGGGTCAGGACGCCTACTCGGTCGGCTCGTACTCGCATCTCGCCGTCGGATCGACGCACCATGACCACGATCAGCTCGCAGGCCCCGTGGACGGCGTGCTGCACTTCGCCGGTGAGGCGACCTGGGGCGACGAGCCGGCGACGGTCGGTGCGGCGCTCTACTCCGGGCACCGGGCGGCGGAGCGGATCCTCGGAACGCCGGTCGACCTCTCCGCCTTCGCGGAGCGGATCAGACAGCGGGAGCGGTCTGCAGCGAGTTGA
- a CDS encoding TIGR00730 family Rossman fold protein: MTDGQLPDALSAEINAVLDEAGVLTDRRLVMRMMRTAIQLGEDDTERLDLKIASAALAEMRDAFRLFAPYRGVPKVTVFGSARTLQDDPLYLQARDVAASLASDGWMVVTGAGPGIMQAAAEGAGPALSLGVSIRLPFEEKANSLVAGSDHVVAMKYFFTRKLMLIKESSGFICLPGGFGTLDEMFELLTLQQTGKAEPTPIVLLDEQGGDFWSGLQKFVDEHLAPTGVISPGDFDRVVVTDSVDAAVREIAGFWRNYDSLRWVGDTLILRLRAEPTDAEIDDLNERFSGMLTSGRIERTSPRSPEVTDDDVLELPRLALHLDQRQVGNLFRLIGAINSLQTAPAV; this comes from the coding sequence ATGACCGACGGACAGCTGCCGGACGCGCTGAGCGCCGAGATCAACGCCGTGCTCGACGAGGCGGGCGTGCTGACCGACCGTCGGCTCGTGATGCGCATGATGCGCACGGCGATCCAGCTCGGCGAGGACGATACGGAGCGGCTCGATCTCAAGATCGCCTCGGCGGCGCTCGCGGAGATGCGCGACGCGTTCCGGCTGTTCGCGCCGTACCGGGGCGTTCCGAAGGTGACGGTGTTCGGATCCGCGCGCACGCTGCAGGACGATCCGCTCTATCTCCAGGCCCGAGATGTCGCCGCCTCGCTCGCGTCCGACGGGTGGATGGTGGTCACCGGGGCGGGGCCGGGCATCATGCAGGCAGCCGCGGAGGGAGCGGGTCCCGCGCTCTCCCTCGGCGTCTCGATCCGCCTGCCGTTCGAGGAGAAGGCGAACAGCCTCGTCGCGGGCAGCGATCACGTGGTCGCGATGAAGTACTTCTTCACCCGCAAGCTCATGCTCATCAAGGAGTCGAGCGGGTTCATCTGCCTCCCCGGCGGCTTCGGCACCCTCGACGAGATGTTCGAGCTGCTCACTCTGCAGCAGACGGGCAAGGCAGAGCCCACCCCGATCGTGCTTCTCGACGAGCAGGGCGGAGACTTCTGGAGCGGGCTCCAGAAGTTCGTCGACGAGCACCTCGCACCGACGGGGGTCATCTCTCCCGGCGACTTCGACCGGGTGGTGGTCACCGACTCCGTCGACGCGGCGGTCAGGGAGATCGCCGGTTTCTGGCGGAACTACGACTCGCTGCGGTGGGTCGGCGACACGCTGATCCTCCGGCTGAGGGCCGAGCCGACGGATGCCGAGATCGACGACCTCAACGAGCGCTTCTCGGGGATGCTGACGAGCGGGCGGATCGAACGGACCTCGCCGCGGTCGCCGGAGGTGACCGACGACGACGTGCTCGAGCTGCCGCGCCTCGCACTGCACCTCGATCAGCGCCAGGTCGGCAACCTGTTCCGGCTGATCGGAGCGATCAACTCGCTGCAGACCGCTCCCGCTGTCTGA